AGGGAGGAGAGAtagtaagacttggcaactgattggacacagagggagtgagagagtgGGAAGATTTTAAGATGACTTTGAGGAGGGTTGTCTGGCTCCCTAATCTGGGATGGTGGTGCCCAGGGGTGTGCTGTTAAATGCTTAACCAGATCTCCCAAAAAAAAGGCATATGTTAGAGTTGAATTCACAATTCAGTGGTAttaaactcaaatggaaatgaaaccacaaattaacattatctatgttgtattttcatttattttgttaaacattccccATTATCTGAAAGATTTGTAggtgtatttgacacctctgattcTGCAGTATTAATACTCTCTCTGTTactctcttaagtctagataatcaacaaagcaataaatcaattCATGATTTGTGGTATTTGCCAATTTGTTCagaccaaaaatttaacaatccgtAAGAGtgggctccagcacactcctagTGGTACCCTGAACAGAAATAGGAAACTTTGAAGGAGAAACTTGAGGAGGATGATAATGAATTCCGCTTAGTTTAAGATTCTTACCATCTATCTAGAAAATATTTGGCAAACAGTTGTAAATCATGCTTGAAGTacaggaagagagggggagagagacagaaagagagagagagagagagagagagaggggaaggaaggaaggaagataggaagataggaggatgggaaggaaggaagggagggagggagggagggaaggagggaggaaagatagatgatagttagatagatagatatagataatgtagtaggaataggaggaggaggaatggtggtggtggtggtggtagtagtagtagtagtagtcgtagtagtagtagtagatgatgatgatggagatttGGGAGTAAATTATGTAAAACTGATGCTTAAACCTATGGGAGCTAACAGGATCTCCAAGAGAGtgaatataagaagaaaaaaagaggatccAGAAGAGAGCCCTGAAGACATTCATGCTAATCAGGCAGGAAATGAATAATGATCCAGTAAAGAGGGAGAGTCATCAGAAAGGTAGGAAAATCTAGTGAGAGCAATATCACGGAAGCCAAAGGGAAAGTATCCAGGGAGAGGGCAGGGTCAAAAGCATCCTAAGCTGAAGAGAGATTCAGAAGGACTAAGAAAAaccagaagacctagatttgaattctgattctcCTACTTCATCTATAtgatcttggcaagtcacttaacccctcagggtctcagtttccttatctgtaaaatgagggaaatgtaccagatgatctctaaggatctCCCCACTTTGGATCATATGAttctaaaaatacacacacacacacacacacacacacacacacacacacacacacccctacacctTCACCATGACTTATTTTGCTTCTACCTGCACATCCCCAGAGCCCTTCCCTAATCCGTTTCCCCAGTTCTGCCATCCACAGACCTACCctgccccatcccacccccactccagcaGTGGCAATTCTCCTAACATCTTGCCTTTCTCTGCAGTTTGCAGTGAATCCTGTCGTAAGTATATTTGGTGGTGTGGGTGAGGGCAAGGGGCTGGTGTGGGAAACTCCCTTCCAAGTCTAAGCCTAACTCACACACATTCACCAGTCCCAGGTCCCCCCACAGAGGTAGCTAACTGCGTCAGCTGTAAGAAGTTTCGTGTGGCCTGCAAGGACCCTGTTCTTTGTAAGAGTAAGTGATCCTttggtctctgactccaaatgccaCTAACTGACTTCTGCCAGCAATGACTTGTGTTCAGACTCCCTATGACTGCTGATTCCACACTGTTCATCTAACCTGATGCTGACCTCTGGGGCCATACTGGCCAATGTTCCCTAGAAACCCTCCTGTCACAGACCCTTTGGATTGGAATTGCTATCATCTTAATCCTCTGTGTGTTTGTATCAACATTTGGATCTGGGTGAGTAGTTGATTGAATGAGATCTATCCCCAGATCTTAACTACTGACCACCACCCCCTATCTCCTTCATGCTTACTCCCATTGCCTCAGTCCCCTTAAGTAGACACATTTCATCCTTCACTCTGATTGGACTCATCTCTTTCCTGTTTCTCAATCCCAGGTTGTACTACTTTTGGTGGAGGCCCCAGAAGCTTGGGAAGGGTCCTGTAGCACTGAATGAGCCAGCACCAGGACCAAGACTAGCACCAACACAGTCACCACCCCCACcgccaccactaccatcaccaccccTACCGCCACCACccccaccgccaccaccaccaccactaccatcaccactcccaccgccaccaccaccaccaccactaccaccaccaccaccaccaccaccactactatcaccacccccaccaccactaccatcaccacccccaccaccaccactaccatcaccacccccacggccaccaccaccactaccatcaccaccactacagTCATCCCCAATATCAGTAGCAGTACAAACAGTGGCACCTGTACCAGAAAAATCACTGGAAGCTATCCCAGTAAAAGCACTATCAACTGAAACATCAGGTCCTTCAGAGTACTGGAGTAGATGACCAAAGAAAGGAAGTAATACTGAAAGACAACCACCAGGCACTAGAACCCATCATACCAAGAAGTCTATGAACAAGATAAGGAATTCTTGGTTAGAGtgatatagaaaaagaaataaatcatttaTGTCAAGAATAATCCATCTAGACACTGCAGTCATTGAGGGCATTGGGACTGGAGACTGGATTCCCTGGGTCCTCAAGGGAGACACATTTTGTTGGTTTCAGCCATCACTCTAGCCTATGCTGATCTTTCTGAATCCCAATTCAGTCATCTAATGCATGAGCTATGCCTCCAAGTATTTTTATCTAGCACTTGACTAAGAAGTTAGAAGACtctagttcaaatcccagttctgctcctGGGAACAAGGGACTTAGGAAGGGACTGGAAACAAGTCACTTGAATTCTCTGTTTCTACAAccttaaaatgaagggactgggctAGATAAGATGTAACCTCCCTACAGTGTTTAAATTTTGTCATACTATCATAGGAAGATATGATGTTTTGTGTGCCATTGTTATAGGTAGGGTAAGTTGTTAAGGACTGTGGGCCAGTCTTAGCTAGGCGATCAGTTTGTAAGGGTGGGGAAAGAATCTCAGATAAAAAGTATTCACCAAGTCCAAACTATCACCTGTCAATAGAAGATATGTCTCAAATAGCACAGGAAAGAAATAGGCAAGAACTGctgagaaaaatacaaacaatgaTGGAGCCTTATTATCCAAGAGAAGGATAGAGAAGGAAACATGGGAGTTCAGCCAAATCTTGCAGAGGCGCAAAGAGAGGCACAACATTGTGAATGTTCCCAGAATAACAAGTGGCCTGTTTTTTCCAAGTCTACTGCACCCACACAGTACATTCTTCCAATGAGCATTAACTAGCACTGACATACGTCCCCATCCAAGTCACTGTTAAAAATATTCCACTGAATAAGGCTGAGAACAGAGCCCTCCAGAATGCCATTAGGGAGCCCTCTCCTAATTGTCATTCTACAACCATTCTTTCAGTTGTTATCGAACCAGATCCAGATCAACCAATCTGTAAACACATCCAACCTATTCTCTTCATCTAATCTATAACTGATAGCTTTGAAAGGACTCTGTTGTATTTTGtgaccatgtttttttttttaagattttaactcaaggtgggtggagccaaaatgttggagaaaattcAGGAAGTAACCTTAGCTTTCCCTAGTTTCCCTCGGAAGCAATGTTAAAcagattctggagcaacagaacatacaaaaggatggagtgaaaaaATTTTCCATCTTAAGGTAACTTTacaaggacttcaggaaaggtctgtctcacttgcaTAGAAGGGGAGCACAGCTCAGTGCAGATGGCATCAGGCAGGCCAGTGGGGGGCTTTTAGCCACAGCATAGATCAACAACCTAGGCCCCTTGATCCTGGCTTAACAAGCCAATGATAAAGCAGGCCATttgtgaggcctccagcctcgaagcagaaggcaaattgccagACCCAGAACCTAGGGCACAATGGATGCAACTAGGCCAGGCCCCAGCACAGTAGGCAGACCACCagcacagaaagccagtgaccaggcccctggccctTAGTACGAGAAGTTTGAATCAGTGCCTCCTGCCcctcaggagcagagctcaacttgaaaagccacaaaataggctttaaaatgagcaaaacacagaaaagagccctgaccatagaaagctactatggtaacagagaagatcaaagcacaaactcagaagaacacaacaatgtcaaaatacctacatgctaaaattcaaaggggaatatgaattggtctcaagcccaaaaagccttcttggaagagctcaaaaaattgtcttaaaagtcaaataagagaggtaggagaaaaatttAGGAAAGAAATAGGAGGTATGCAAGAGTcagcagcttggaaaaggaagtacaaaaattgactaaagaaaatgattccttaaaaaaatacaatcagacaaatgggaaaaaaaaacccactgaagaaaacaaatcctttaaaagtagaattgaccaaatggaaaaggaggtacaaaagctacctgaaaaaaattattccttaaaaattagaatcaggcaagtagaagctaatggctctatgatacatcaagagtcagtcaaacaaaatcaaaagaatgaaaaactaaaatgtaaaatgcctcattggaaaaacaactgccttggaaaatagatccaggagagatattttaagaattattggactacctgaaagccatgatcaaaaaaagagcctagacatcatctctcaagaaattgtcaaggagaattgccctgatatcctagaactagagggtaaaacagaaattaaagaatccaccaatcacctcctgaaagagatcctaaaatcacaagtccaaggaatattatggaaaaattccagaattatcaggtcaaggagaaaatactgcaagcagtcagaaagattTTAACTCATTCCGGGATTTACCTTTCTTGACACTGAATTTCAggctcatattttttcttggtcaCATTCCTGTGCTTTTCCATTGTTTGTGTCCTTTTGAAATCTGAGTTTCAGGTTTCTCTCAACAAAGAGTTCATCTACAAACACTTTAGTCTCCTTAattcctccccaccaccacccacccaTCCCTTTTAGTTGTTCATCAGAATTATCCATCATTGTACCGTTGGAGTTTCATTCCCGAGAACTTCCTACCCTTTGTGAGTCAATTTCCCTTTAAGAATCCCAATCCATTCTTcccaactttttaaaatgtatttaaaagctAAAATACACTTTAGACAAGTCTTGGTGCTTCCCTACCTTATGTATCATGAGCTCTAAAACATGATTGTTGTGTCCATTGCTAGAATTTAAGGGAATTTCATAAGAAAACCAAATGAATTagtcaatgaaaaaaaagcaagaggcCCTTTCATGTGCTACATTTAAGGGAAGGCTTGATTGGAGACGTAAGGTGTAGCTTAATTGGAGACATTCAAGGTACCACAGAGAATACAGGGACAACTTGAAAATAGTATTTGGGcagcaccaccacccccccaattAAAGCAGCAGCCAACACCTCCAAAACTAAGGCAATACAGTAACTACTCCACttccccacatacacacatacactaggGTCAGGACCAATGCCTCCAAGGCAGGATGAGGAAGAACaaggaaagaataaaaccaaGTGTATCAGAAATCCTTGGGCACAGAAAAAATGTCAGAAAGGCCACGTGGAATTATGTCATActaataattcatttttatatgtctctttaagggttacaaagtgctttctttggGATGGCCTTATAAAGTAGGTCATGTAAGCATTATcgtcctgattttatagatgagacaacaGACACAGGGACATAGTACCTTAGCTGGATTCATAGACTAGTAAATATTAGAGCCAAGACTCATACCCAGGTCCTCTCACACTAACACCAATCATCTTTCCCCTGTACCAAGATGACAACAAGGTAACTTCACAATTCTGCCGTGGTCTATCGCCCAAGCCCAAAGAACACAGCAGACTTCTTCCTGCCATGTGCTTGTGCTCAGATacaaccatcttggctccctgagTGGCAATAGCAAACGAATGCTTCTGGTTCATTGTTTCTGCACTTGATCTTAGCATTTTTGAAGGCAGTCATCTAGGGAACTTACTGGACTGGCAGTCAACCAGTGCCATTTGGAATAGTATGTGATTTATTCAGTTTGACTGTGACGCCCCTAAGGACTAGGCATTCCATAGCTCTTATTGATTGGGGGCACTGAATGTTTTATGACAAGGAGCTGCCCCCTGGTGCTTTCCAAGCAGGTGATTGATCAGGGCTGCTTAAGATGTCAGGTTCAGTCAGCTTTTTTGGAACCATGGGGTGCATGTGCTGAAGTGCATGCGTGTGAGTTCAGTGAATAGATTCCCAGCATGGATTACCCTTCTGTGAATTTCAGAGTCCAGCTCTGCTTTCAAACTCATGCTGGACTCTGAAATCCACCAATGTTACTGCTAGTCCTTTTTTATTCCTCGCAGGTAACaggtagtttttgtttgtttgtttgtttgtttctccagGATTATGGAAGTGTTTCAATGTccacagaaataaacaaaataaatcaactaAGTCCACATTCCTTAGCCAGACATTCAAAGGACTCAATTGCCTACCTGacttttccagtctttcctcAATCTACTCCCTAACCCATAGCCTTTGCTCTAGTCAAATACATTTTTGTCATCTTGTAAATGCATCATGCTCATTCCCACCCCCCTATCTTTACTCCCATTGTTTCTCATGCCTGGGACATCTTTCCCAGAACTCTCTATCAAAATCCAAAACTTCAGCATCCTTGGTAACatgaaatgattcaac
This Trichosurus vulpecula isolate mTriVul1 chromosome 2, mTriVul1.pri, whole genome shotgun sequence DNA region includes the following protein-coding sequences:
- the LOC118836067 gene encoding arp2/3 complex-activating protein rickA-like, whose amino-acid sequence is MLIRQEMNNDPVKRESHQKVPGPPTEVANCVSCKKFRVACKDPVLCKKTLLSQTLWIGIAIILILCVFVSTFGSGLYYFWWRPQKLGKGPVALNEPAPGPRLAPTQSPPPPPPLPSPPLPPPPPPPPPPPLPSPLPPPPPPPPLPPPPPPPPLLSPPPPPLPSPPPPPPLPSPPPRPPPPLPSPPLQSSPISVAVQTVAPVPEKSLEAIPVKALSTETSGPSEYWSR